A region from the Simiduia sp. 21SJ11W-1 genome encodes:
- a CDS encoding MFS transporter, with the protein MQASEVTTPTRAPRRDMWYYALGEGGTAIPLLTIGNFAMVFYTQALGLPATMAALALSITTLWDAITDPIMGHVTDNTKSRYGRRHPYLLIGGILVALSLYFVWFVPDSVLGDHGLLFTYLLLVNILLRTAVTIFVIPFTALGFEICTNYESRASLQSVRYVVNMAINFTFGAMAWTLFFKDGVNPDGSRLDGTNIVANYETMGLTIAIATLCLTLLCCYLTRHYIVDSRAMKSANAGLKAFFQSIVQIFRDPQANKVFLFYFVAQIGIGLTAQMQIYTFIDYMQLSAFQKTVVHSSTMVGFTLGSLLIVWLVKHFEKRSICTGATLFSLAMGVVMFATFGQSALRAAVADMGEWYTTVLFALPQALFWLGCGIIIPLTISMIADASEVNFHKTGELKDGSYSAIFSFVIKAATSVGILISGFTLEWLGYAEGVTTQAPETARAIANFSFLGGPIIIALALVFIWRYGINRHTLAQYKQAGSEDAAAQSNA; encoded by the coding sequence ATGCAAGCATCAGAAGTAACAACCCCAACGCGCGCGCCCCGCCGCGACATGTGGTACTACGCGTTGGGAGAAGGCGGCACCGCCATTCCACTACTCACAATTGGCAACTTCGCCATGGTGTTTTACACCCAGGCACTGGGCCTGCCCGCCACCATGGCCGCACTGGCACTGAGCATTACCACCCTGTGGGATGCCATTACCGACCCGATCATGGGCCACGTAACAGACAACACCAAAAGCCGCTATGGCCGCCGCCACCCCTATTTATTAATTGGTGGCATATTGGTGGCGCTGTCGCTGTATTTCGTATGGTTTGTGCCCGACTCTGTGTTGGGCGACCATGGCTTGCTATTTACCTACCTGCTGCTGGTAAACATTTTATTGCGCACCGCCGTCACCATTTTTGTGATTCCCTTTACCGCCCTTGGGTTTGAAATCTGTACCAACTATGAATCGCGCGCAAGCCTGCAGTCGGTTCGCTACGTGGTGAACATGGCCATTAACTTTACCTTTGGCGCCATGGCCTGGACGCTGTTTTTCAAAGACGGGGTGAACCCCGATGGTTCAAGGCTTGATGGCACCAACATAGTGGCCAACTACGAAACCATGGGCCTCACCATCGCCATTGCCACCCTGTGCCTCACCCTCTTGTGCTGCTATTTAACCCGCCACTACATTGTAGACTCGCGGGCAATGAAGTCGGCAAACGCAGGCCTTAAGGCGTTTTTTCAAAGCATTGTGCAGATATTCCGGGATCCGCAGGCTAACAAGGTTTTTCTTTTCTACTTTGTTGCCCAAATCGGTATTGGCTTAACCGCACAAATGCAGATTTACACCTTTATCGACTATATGCAGCTTTCGGCCTTTCAAAAAACCGTGGTGCACAGCTCAACCATGGTGGGCTTTACCCTGGGCTCGCTGCTGATTGTGTGGCTGGTGAAACACTTTGAAAAACGCAGCATCTGCACCGGCGCGACTTTATTTTCTTTGGCGATGGGCGTGGTTATGTTTGCCACCTTTGGCCAGTCTGCGCTGCGCGCCGCTGTGGCAGACATGGGCGAGTGGTACACTACCGTACTCTTTGCGCTGCCCCAAGCGCTGTTCTGGCTTGGTTGCGGGATAATTATTCCCCTCACCATTTCAATGATTGCCGATGCCTCGGAAGTGAACTTCCACAAAACCGGGGAACTGAAAGACGGCAGCTACTCGGCCATTTTCAGCTTCGTAATTAAAGCCGCCACCTCTGTGGGCATTTTAATCAGCGGCTTCACACTGGAGTGGCTGGGCTACGCTGAAGGCGTTACTACCCAGGCACCGGAAACGGCGCGCGCCATTGCCAACTTCTCATTCCTGGGTGGCCCCATCATTATTGCACTAGCGCTTGTGTTCATTTGGCGCTACGGCATTAACCGCCACACGCTGGCCCAATACAAACAAGCTGGCAGTGAAGACGCGGCAGCACAATCAAACGCATAA